The Streptomyces sp. NBC_01197 genome window below encodes:
- a CDS encoding amino acid ABC transporter ATP-binding protein, which produces MSGVPVTKSAESAEKTLPVSDDLVVLSNINKHFGALHVLQDIDLTIARGEVVVVIGPSGSGKSTLCRTINRLETVDSGAITIDGKPLPAEGRELARLRADVGMVFQSFNLFAHKTVLQNVMLGQIKVRKTEKKAAEEKARALLDRVGVGTQADKFPAQLSGGQQQRVAIARALAMDPKVMLFDEPTSALDPEMINEVLEVMQQLARDGMTMIVVTHEMGFARSAANRVVFMADGKIVEEAAPDQFFSNPRSDRAKDFLSKILHH; this is translated from the coding sequence ATGAGCGGAGTGCCAGTGACCAAGTCCGCCGAATCCGCCGAAAAAACCTTGCCGGTGTCGGACGACCTGGTCGTACTGAGCAACATCAACAAGCACTTCGGCGCGCTGCATGTGCTCCAGGACATCGACCTGACCATCGCCCGTGGCGAGGTCGTGGTCGTCATCGGCCCCTCGGGGTCCGGCAAGTCCACACTGTGCCGCACCATCAACCGTCTGGAGACCGTCGACTCCGGCGCGATAACGATCGACGGAAAGCCCCTGCCCGCCGAGGGCCGGGAACTGGCCAGGCTGCGCGCCGATGTCGGCATGGTCTTCCAGTCGTTCAACCTCTTCGCGCACAAAACCGTTCTGCAGAACGTGATGCTCGGCCAGATCAAGGTGCGCAAGACCGAGAAGAAGGCCGCCGAGGAGAAGGCGCGTGCGCTGCTGGACCGGGTGGGCGTCGGCACTCAGGCCGACAAGTTCCCCGCACAGCTCTCCGGCGGCCAGCAGCAGCGCGTCGCGATCGCGCGGGCGCTGGCGATGGACCCCAAGGTCATGCTCTTCGACGAGCCGACCTCGGCGCTCGACCCCGAGATGATCAACGAGGTCCTCGAGGTCATGCAGCAGCTGGCTCGTGACGGTATGACGATGATCGTCGTCACCCACGAGATGGGCTTCGCGCGCTCCGCGGCAAACCGGGTCGTCTTCATGGCCGACGGGAAGATCGTCGAAGAGGCCGCCCCGGACCAGTTCTTCAGCAACCCCCGCAGCGACCGCGCCAAGGACTTCCTGTCGAAGATCCTTCATCACTGA
- a CDS encoding glutamate ABC transporter substrate-binding protein, producing MKLLKASAAAAAVMALSLTATACGSGKNDSAGGGKKITIGIKFDQPGVGLKTPDGKYEGFDVDVARYVAKSLGYSEKQIEWKEAPSAERENLISAGDVDFVVASYSITDERKQKVSFAGPYLLAHQDLLVRANDKSITKAADLNSKKLCSVTGSTSAQNIKDKLAPKADLQKFGGYSECLTGLENKAVDALTTDDDILAGYASQKEHQGKFKLAGLKLSDENYGIGLKKGDTELQGKINKALEKMVSDGTWATAVKRNFGPAGYKNEPAPKITETS from the coding sequence ATGAAGCTACTCAAGGCAAGTGCGGCAGCCGCCGCGGTTATGGCTCTCTCCCTGACCGCCACCGCCTGTGGTTCGGGCAAGAACGACTCGGCTGGCGGTGGCAAGAAGATCACCATCGGCATCAAGTTCGACCAGCCCGGTGTCGGCCTGAAGACACCCGACGGCAAGTACGAGGGTTTCGACGTCGATGTCGCCCGGTATGTCGCCAAGTCGCTCGGCTACTCCGAAAAGCAGATCGAGTGGAAGGAGGCCCCAAGTGCGGAGCGCGAGAACCTGATCTCGGCCGGGGACGTCGACTTCGTCGTCGCCAGTTACTCGATCACGGACGAGCGCAAACAAAAAGTCTCCTTCGCCGGCCCCTACCTGCTGGCCCACCAGGACCTGCTGGTCCGCGCCAACGACAAGTCGATCACCAAGGCGGCGGACCTCAACTCGAAGAAGCTGTGTTCGGTGACTGGCTCCACTTCGGCTCAGAACATCAAGGACAAGCTGGCGCCCAAGGCAGACCTGCAGAAGTTCGGCGGCTACTCGGAGTGTCTGACGGGCCTGGAGAACAAGGCTGTTGACGCACTGACCACCGACGACGACATCCTCGCAGGTTATGCCTCGCAGAAGGAGCACCAGGGCAAGTTCAAGCTCGCCGGTCTGAAGCTGAGCGACGAGAACTACGGCATCGGCCTGAAGAAGGGCGACACCGAGCTCCAGGGAAAGATCAACAAGGCGCTCGAAAAGATGGTCTCGGACGGTACCTGGGCCACCGCAGTGAAGAGGAACTTCGGTCCGGCCGGTTACAAGAACGAGCCCGCTCCGAAGATCACGGAAACCAGCTGA
- a CDS encoding amino acid ABC transporter permease, translated as MFDFLDSGQYDLLGAFWVTVQLTVYSAIGSLVWGTLLAGMRVSPVPLMRSFGTAYINIVRNIPLTVIIVGCSLGLNQTLGFALGADNFNDIGFRLSVLGLVAYTGTFVCESLRSGINTVPVGQAEAARALGLSFTQVLTLIVLPQAFRSVVSPLANVLIALTKNSTVAAAIGTAEAASLMKDMIENESDKLIAVFAVFAFGFIVLTLPTGLILGWVAKRVAVKR; from the coding sequence GTGTTCGACTTTCTTGATTCCGGGCAGTACGACCTGCTCGGCGCCTTCTGGGTAACGGTGCAGCTCACCGTGTACTCAGCGATAGGTTCCCTCGTCTGGGGAACGCTCCTGGCCGGCATGCGGGTCAGTCCGGTCCCGCTGATGCGCAGCTTCGGTACCGCCTACATCAATATCGTCCGCAACATCCCGCTGACGGTGATCATCGTCGGCTGCTCTCTGGGACTCAACCAGACGCTGGGCTTCGCTCTCGGAGCCGATAACTTCAACGACATAGGCTTCCGTCTGTCCGTGCTTGGACTGGTCGCATACACCGGAACGTTCGTCTGCGAGTCGCTGCGCTCCGGTATCAACACCGTTCCGGTGGGCCAGGCAGAGGCGGCCCGCGCACTGGGACTCAGCTTCACTCAGGTCCTGACCCTGATCGTCCTCCCGCAGGCCTTCCGCTCGGTCGTCAGTCCCCTGGCGAATGTGCTGATCGCACTCACCAAGAACAGCACGGTGGCGGCGGCGATCGGTACGGCTGAAGCTGCGAGCCTGATGAAGGACATGATCGAGAACGAGAGCGACAAGCTGATCGCCGTCTTCGCGGTCTTCGCTTTCGGCTTCATCGTTCTCACCCTCCCGACCGGCCTGATCCTCGGCTGGGTGGCCAAGCGAGTGGCGGTGAAGCGATGA
- a CDS encoding amino acid ABC transporter permease — translation MTSVLYDSPGRRAKQRNVIYTIVFLVVLALALWWVLATMADKDQLAAAKWKPFVTDSEVWTTYLLPGLVDTLKAAALSIVIALPFGAMLGLGRLSDHVWVRWVSSVVVEFFRSIPVLLLMMFANQLYIQYADLESDIRPLYAVVTGLVLYNASVIAETVRAGVLTLPGGQTDAAKAIGMRKGQTMTSVLLPQAVTAMLPALVSQLVVIVKDTALGGAMLGFTELLSRNRQITANYGANTIATLVVIALIYIVMNYLLTLFASRLEGRLRRGKNSTGAVVEAGPGGGLKTIPAPATPLGQENQPS, via the coding sequence ATGACCTCGGTGCTGTACGACTCCCCCGGCCGCCGTGCCAAACAGCGGAACGTCATCTACACGATCGTCTTCCTCGTAGTGCTAGCGCTCGCCCTCTGGTGGGTTCTGGCGACCATGGCAGACAAGGACCAGCTCGCGGCCGCGAAGTGGAAGCCCTTCGTCACGGACTCCGAGGTCTGGACGACGTATCTGCTCCCCGGACTGGTCGACACTCTCAAGGCCGCAGCCCTCTCGATCGTGATCGCGCTTCCGTTCGGCGCGATGCTCGGTCTCGGGCGGCTCTCCGACCACGTGTGGGTGCGTTGGGTCTCAAGTGTCGTGGTGGAGTTCTTCCGCTCCATTCCGGTGCTACTGCTGATGATGTTCGCGAATCAGCTCTACATCCAGTACGCGGACCTCGAATCCGACATCCGGCCGCTGTATGCCGTGGTGACCGGCCTGGTCCTCTACAACGCGTCGGTCATCGCCGAGACCGTCCGAGCCGGTGTACTCACCCTGCCCGGCGGACAGACCGACGCCGCCAAGGCCATCGGGATGCGCAAGGGCCAGACAATGACGAGCGTCCTGCTGCCGCAAGCTGTCACTGCAATGCTCCCGGCCCTCGTCAGCCAGCTCGTCGTCATCGTCAAAGACACCGCACTGGGCGGTGCGATGCTCGGCTTCACCGAACTGCTTTCACGGAATCGGCAGATCACAGCGAACTACGGCGCCAATACCATCGCCACGCTTGTCGTGATCGCGTTGATCTACATCGTGATGAACTACCTGCTCACGCTGTTCGCCAGTCGCCTCGAAGGGCGACTGCGCCGGGGCAAGAATTCCACGGGCGCCGTCGTGGAGGCCGGACCGGGTGGCGGTCTGAAGACCATCCCTGCCCCGGCAACCCCCCTCGGCCAGGAGAACCAGCCGAGCTGA
- a CDS encoding IS630 family transposase (programmed frameshift) produces the protein MRYPQGGGLTAERQQFREELRLKAAERFALGEGSTAIARDLRVSVRSVQRWRHAWAEGGPRSLRSQGPASLPKLSDQQFTQLEAELAKGPAAHGWQDQRWTLARVTTVIGRRFHLTYTIQGVRKLLVRNGWSCQVPARRAMERDDDAVAVGQGGVALRGRLAAAHGAWLVFEDEAGFSMTPPHAKTWSPRGRTPVVRVRGRSRRRISIAALTCYKPGHRSRLVYRPRRDDGNRDGRKSFSWRDYRDLLISAHQQLDGPIVLIWDNLNVHKAAGLREFAETRDWLTIYYLPPYAPDLNPVEGIWSLLRRGWLSNVAFSTPEHLVQTVRRGLRHIQYRSHLIDGCLTETGLTIRPA, from the exons ATGCGGTATCCACAAGGGGGCGGGCTGACCGCCGAACGACAGCAGTTTCGCGAAGAGTTACGGCTCAAGGCGGCCGAGCGGTTCGCCCTGGGCGAGGGTAGTACAGCGATCGCCAGAGATCTGCGGGTCAGTGTCCGCTCGGTCCAGCGATGGCGTCACGCGTGGGCCGAGGGCGGCCCGCGATCCTTGCGGTCGCAGGGGCCAGCGTCGCTGCCGAAACTGAGCGATCAGCAGTTCACGCAGCTTGAAGCGGAGCTGGCCAAAGGCCCGGCCGCGCATGGCTGGCAGGACCAGCGCTGGACGCTTGCCCGGGTCACGACGGTGATCGGCCGACGCTTTCACCTGACATACACGATCCAGGGCGTGCGCAAGCTGCTGGTGCGCAACGGCTGGTCTTGCCAGGTACCGGCCCGCAGAGCGATGGAGCGGGACGACGACGCGGTCGCG GTGGGTCAAGGAGGTGTGGCCCTGCGCGGAAGGCTCGCGGCGGCCCATGGAGCCTGGCTCGTCTTCGAAGACGAAGCCGGCTTCTCCATGACGCCGCCGCACGCAAAGACATGGTCGCCACGCGGCCGCACCCCGGTGGTCCGCGTCCGCGGCCGTTCCCGCAGGCGCATATCCATCGCAGCGCTGACCTGCTACAAACCCGGCCACCGGTCGAGGCTGGTCTACCGGCCCCGCCGCGACGACGGCAACCGTGACGGGCGCAAGAGCTTCTCCTGGCGCGACTACCGCGACCTGCTGATCTCCGCCCACCAGCAGCTCGACGGCCCCATCGTGCTCATCTGGGACAACCTCAACGTCCACAAAGCAGCCGGCCTGAGAGAGTTCGCCGAAACCCGCGACTGGCTGACCATCTACTACCTGCCGCCCTACGCACCCGACCTCAACCCCGTCGAGGGCATCTGGTCACTCCTACGGCGCGGATGGCTCTCGAACGTCGCCTTCAGCACCCCCGAACACCTCGTCCAGACCGTCCGGCGCGGCCTGCGGCACATCCAGTACCGCAGCCACCTCATCGACGGCTGTCTCACCGAGACCGGCCTGACCATCCGCCCCGCCTGA
- a CDS encoding FAD-dependent monooxygenase: MDPVIIVGAGPVGLALALALAALDVPSVVLDEGTGEDAPRPARTVVLRPETADFLGRLGCTTAPGETARWAAWRSVRRSRQMQRVVFDEPGRNAAGSVGYGGRGIGGAIGGQGAGGPGTSGGRGGPVDLAGISSPSGSFGPHGFRGSDEADGTGVVNGAGVAAGPGVVNGSDGPDGPGPAEGFGGPGPGGPSPFHLPQHALTRGLRAAAAKREQVELVTRSRVDTIEQDRGGVTVHTAGPQGTWWRGSHLVGCDGARSTVRKLLGIRFPGRTAVERHAVAALRAELPWPGEALLHRLPPWRTGGEEVTARPLPDDVWRIDWLLPPRAELVTPEALVARVRAALAGWCGGETPPYELIDTGVYTLHHRLARRWRVGRAFLAGDAAHLLGALGTQELDEGLRDAGNLAWKLAQTWHHGASELLLDSYQAERRTAVAARLRAADQSLPILRGGGGLRAYLPGGARGHDALLADGHLGSGALGAPPVYAHSPLAPPRTPSQTAVGTAAGAQIADVRVTAPDGTTVRLRERLGRGQLLVVLIAPGTGVWDRRHWVKAGVMPRLAAAVSALPVKGELLVAETYPGASAHTVLLVRPDGHLVAAFSGVRPAELYEAADAARGGAATAVREESTADVN; the protein is encoded by the coding sequence GTGGACCCGGTGATCATCGTCGGCGCGGGCCCGGTCGGGCTCGCGCTGGCCCTGGCGCTCGCCGCGCTGGATGTCCCCTCCGTCGTGCTCGACGAGGGAACCGGCGAGGACGCGCCGCGCCCCGCCCGCACAGTCGTACTGCGCCCGGAGACCGCTGACTTCCTGGGCCGGCTCGGCTGCACGACAGCCCCGGGTGAGACCGCGCGCTGGGCCGCCTGGCGGTCCGTCAGGCGGAGCCGGCAGATGCAGCGGGTCGTTTTCGACGAGCCCGGCCGGAACGCCGCCGGTTCCGTGGGGTACGGGGGCCGGGGCATCGGCGGCGCGATTGGCGGTCAGGGAGCCGGCGGCCCCGGCACGAGCGGCGGGCGGGGTGGGCCGGTCGACCTTGCGGGCATTTCTTCCCCATCCGGCTCATTCGGTCCGCACGGGTTTCGCGGGTCCGACGAGGCCGATGGGACGGGTGTGGTCAATGGAGCGGGGGTGGCCGCGGGGCCGGGCGTGGTCAATGGCTCTGACGGGCCGGACGGGCCGGGTCCGGCCGAGGGGTTCGGCGGCCCCGGTCCTGGTGGGCCCTCGCCGTTCCATCTGCCGCAGCACGCCCTGACCCGGGGCCTGCGGGCCGCGGCGGCGAAGCGGGAACAGGTGGAGCTGGTCACCCGCAGCCGGGTGGACACCATCGAACAGGACCGCGGCGGCGTCACCGTGCACACGGCAGGCCCGCAGGGCACCTGGTGGCGCGGCAGCCATCTGGTCGGCTGCGACGGAGCCCGGTCCACCGTCCGCAAACTGCTCGGCATCCGGTTTCCCGGCCGTACGGCGGTGGAACGGCACGCGGTGGCCGCGCTGCGCGCCGAACTGCCCTGGCCCGGCGAGGCGTTGCTGCACCGGCTGCCGCCCTGGCGGACCGGCGGGGAAGAGGTGACGGCCCGTCCACTGCCGGACGACGTCTGGCGGATCGACTGGCTGCTGCCGCCGCGCGCCGAACTGGTCACCCCCGAGGCACTGGTGGCGCGGGTCCGGGCCGCCCTGGCGGGCTGGTGCGGCGGCGAGACACCTCCGTACGAACTGATCGACACCGGCGTCTACACCCTGCACCACCGGCTGGCCAGGCGCTGGCGGGTGGGCCGGGCGTTCCTGGCCGGGGACGCCGCGCATCTGCTGGGCGCACTCGGCACCCAGGAGCTGGACGAGGGGCTGCGAGACGCCGGCAACCTCGCCTGGAAGCTGGCACAGACCTGGCACCACGGAGCCTCCGAGCTGTTGCTCGACAGCTACCAGGCGGAACGCCGTACTGCTGTCGCCGCCCGGCTGCGCGCCGCCGACCAGTCGCTGCCGATACTGCGCGGCGGTGGTGGGCTGCGCGCGTATCTGCCCGGCGGGGCGCGCGGGCACGACGCCCTCCTCGCGGACGGCCATCTGGGCAGCGGCGCGCTGGGCGCACCCCCGGTGTACGCCCACTCCCCCCTGGCGCCGCCACGCACACCCTCGCAGACCGCGGTGGGAACCGCTGCCGGCGCTCAGATCGCCGATGTACGGGTCACGGCGCCGGACGGTACGACCGTACGGCTGCGCGAACGGCTCGGACGCGGGCAGCTGCTGGTCGTCCTGATCGCACCGGGTACGGGGGTGTGGGACCGGCGGCACTGGGTGAAGGCGGGCGTGATGCCGAGGCTGGCCGCCGCGGTGAGCGCGCTGCCGGTCAAGGGCGAACTCCTGGTGGCCGAGACCTATCCGGGCGCTTCGGCGCACACGGTGCTGCTGGTGCGTCCGGACGGCCATCTGGTGGCGGCCTTCAGCGGGGTGCGCCCCGCCGAACTGTACGAAGCGGCCGACGCCGCACGGGGCGGGGCGGCGACGGCGGTCCGTGAGGAGAGCACCGCGGACGTCAATTGA
- a CDS encoding putative leader peptide: MRLWRRVHMDLVRYAGCMCRPSR; this comes from the coding sequence GTGCGCCTGTGGCGGAGGGTCCATATGGACCTCGTCCGCTATGCGGGCTGCATGTGTCGCCCGTCCCGCTGA
- a CDS encoding cysteine dioxygenase has translation MSLSTPLPAPAPARSAAPATSRLLDFVRRTAADSELIRSLPLDPEGRTWIRLDGPGGSEAWLIGWPPGTGTGWHDHGGSQGAFATAAGLLTEDSLAARLPTEGWKTLELADGVDRTRQLARGDGRAFGAHHVHQVLNESPAEHAVSVHAYYPPLPLMRRYSRRGPLLRLEQVEHPGEWE, from the coding sequence ATGTCTCTCTCCACACCCCTGCCCGCCCCGGCGCCCGCGCGCTCCGCTGCGCCCGCCACGAGCCGGCTCCTCGACTTCGTACGCCGTACCGCCGCCGACTCCGAACTCATCCGCTCCCTCCCGCTCGACCCCGAGGGCCGCACCTGGATCCGGCTGGACGGTCCGGGCGGGAGCGAGGCCTGGCTGATCGGCTGGCCGCCCGGCACCGGCACCGGCTGGCACGACCACGGCGGCTCCCAGGGCGCGTTCGCCACAGCGGCAGGCCTGCTCACGGAGGACTCGCTTGCCGCGCGGCTGCCCACCGAAGGGTGGAAGACCCTCGAACTGGCCGACGGGGTCGACCGCACCCGGCAGCTGGCACGGGGCGACGGACGGGCTTTCGGCGCCCACCACGTCCACCAGGTGCTCAATGAGTCGCCCGCCGAGCACGCGGTCTCGGTGCACGCCTACTACCCGCCGCTGCCGCTGATGCGCCGCTACAGCCGCAGGGGCCCCCTCCTGCGCCTGGAGCAGGTTGAGCACCCCGGGGAGTGGGAGTGA
- a CDS encoding rhodanese-like domain-containing protein: protein MPEPLSVDELLERVRSELDRIGPREAFDAAAHGALLVDIRYAELRERDGLIPGALVVERNELEWRLDPQGSHRAPEATGHGLRTVVICNEGYASSLAAASLRQLGLHRATDLIGGFQAWRAAGLPVAGP, encoded by the coding sequence ATGCCCGAACCACTCTCCGTGGACGAGCTGCTGGAGCGGGTCCGGTCCGAGCTCGACCGGATCGGGCCCCGGGAGGCTTTCGATGCCGCGGCGCACGGGGCGCTGCTGGTGGACATCCGGTACGCGGAGCTGCGAGAGCGCGACGGCCTGATCCCCGGGGCGCTGGTCGTCGAACGCAACGAACTGGAATGGCGGCTCGATCCACAGGGCAGCCACCGTGCGCCCGAGGCCACCGGCCATGGTCTGCGGACCGTGGTGATCTGTAACGAGGGGTACGCATCGTCCCTCGCCGCGGCGTCCTTGCGACAGCTGGGCCTGCACCGGGCGACCGACCTCATCGGCGGCTTCCAGGCCTGGCGCGCGGCAGGACTCCCGGTCGCCGGGCCCTGA
- the recX gene encoding recombination regulator RecX: MVRRTEWPEDTGATDSGGSTASGVSGGEVGQGDGGVGPRRQRSQQKRSQDQGPRKPQDPAEQARAICLRLLTGTARTRKQLAEALRKRDIPEEVSEEVLSRFEEVGLINDAAFADAWVETRHHGRGLAKRALARELRTKGVDSELIEEAVGQLDSEQEEETARELVTRRLRSTRGLDRDKRLRRLAGMLARKGYPEGMALRAVRQALEAEGEDLADLEHGGFQGDG; this comes from the coding sequence GTGGTCCGGAGAACCGAATGGCCGGAGGACACAGGCGCTACGGACTCCGGGGGCTCCACGGCCTCCGGGGTCTCCGGGGGCGAGGTCGGCCAGGGGGACGGAGGAGTGGGACCGCGGCGGCAGCGGTCCCAGCAGAAGCGGTCCCAGGACCAGGGACCGCGGAAACCTCAGGATCCGGCGGAGCAGGCGCGGGCCATCTGCCTGCGCCTGCTCACCGGGACCGCACGCACCCGTAAGCAACTGGCTGAAGCACTGCGGAAGCGGGACATCCCCGAAGAGGTCTCCGAGGAGGTGCTGTCCCGCTTCGAAGAGGTCGGACTCATCAACGACGCGGCTTTCGCGGATGCCTGGGTGGAGACCCGCCACCATGGACGGGGGCTCGCCAAACGGGCGCTCGCGCGGGAGCTCCGTACGAAAGGTGTGGACTCCGAGCTCATCGAGGAGGCCGTCGGACAGCTGGACTCCGAGCAGGAGGAGGAGACTGCCCGGGAGCTGGTTACCCGCAGGCTCCGCTCGACACGGGGGCTGGACCGCGACAAACGGCTGCGCCGTCTTGCGGGCATGCTCGCCCGCAAGGGGTACCCGGAGGGCATGGCCCTGAGGGCAGTGCGGCAGGCGCTGGAGGCGGAGGGCGAGGACCTGGCGGACCTGGAACACGGGGGGTTCCAGGGCGACGGGTAG